In a genomic window of Helianthus annuus cultivar XRQ/B chromosome 10, HanXRQr2.0-SUNRISE, whole genome shotgun sequence:
- the LOC110886230 gene encoding auxin response factor 19 isoform X1: MKLPPTNGSGSILTASNGEGGEKNNIINPELWQACAGPLVNLPAAGTHVVYFPQGHSEQVAASMKKDVDAQIPSYPNLQSKLLCILHNVSLHADTETDEVYAQMTLQPVPSQFDREALLRSDLLMKAHKPQTEFFCKTLTASDTSTHGGFSVPRRAAEKIFPQLDFSMQPPAQELVARDLHDNVWTFRHIYRGQPKRHLLTTGWSLFVSGKRLFAGDSVLFIRDEKQQLLLGIRRANRQPANLSSSVLSSDSMHIGVLAAAAHAAANNSPFTVFYNPRTSPSEFVIPLAKYYKAVCSNQISLGMRFRMMFETEESGTRRYMGAITGISDLDGVRWKNSQWRNLQVGWDEATAGERRNRVSIWEIEPITAPFFICPTPPFYQTKRPRQDGMLGDESADLDNMLKRTMPWLGEDVSMKNTGLSLVQWMNMQQNQNPSLANQIQPGYLNPLMGSVLQNYGGPQMLTQNNLQFNSLNSQISQQSTSQLEQLQKLPQPATTNPLAVMIQPQQSTDLSQTLTQNQVQAQIQSQNIIQLQQQQQQQQQMMMSVSQSQSQQKIQLPSQIPDQQFSQKLQVPESQIQLLQKLHQQQQSLLAQQGQITETPSQPPVSSLPQQMSSFRFSHLPQQPKVLQEFPGQMTGPTLMTSNPLSTNGSSLLTGIGSDDVPSCSTSPSTNNCPNVGPSMISSRSFQRTTMGSEVVQASANLINTGGLETLSANGNKQEVKPFVNVSKIQNQGFLAPQTYLQQNLGGAQLDYLDSSSSATSVCLSQNDVHLQPHNSNHLSFDSQPLPFRDTIQDGEVQNDPRSDIPFGVNMSSMIPDPLITKGMMGSDKEFQNNLSSAGLISSYENPVKDTQPELSSSMVSQSFGVPDMTFNSIDSTINDGTLLNNGVWAPPPQPFQRMRTYTKVYKRGAVGRSIDITAYSGYDELKQDLARRFGIEGQLEDRQRIGWKLVYVDHESDVLLVGDDPWEEFVNCVRCIKILSPQEVQQLSLDGDFGGNGVVPNQACSSSGGGQV; the protein is encoded by the exons ATGAAGCTACCGCCGACTAACGGTTCCGGTTCAATTTTAACGGCGAGTAACGGCGAAG GTGGAGAGAAGAATAATATAATAAATCCGGAGCTATGGCAAGCTTGTGCCGGACCTCTGGTGAACTTACCGGCAGCCGGAACACATGTCGTTTATTTTCCCCAAGGTCACAGTGAGCAG GTTGCTGCATCTATGAAGAAGGATGTGGATGCTCAAATTCCAAGCTATCCGAATCTTCAGTCAAAATTGTTATGCATCCTTCATAATGTCTCATTGCAT gctgATACAGAAACCGATGAAGTATATGCTCAGATGACGCTCCAACCCGTTCCTTCG CAGTTTGATAGAGAAGCATTATTGAGGTCAGATCTGCTAATGAAAGCACACAAGCCACAAACAGAGTTTTTTTGCAAAACTTTGACCGCAAGTGATACAAGCACTCATGGAGGATTTTCGGTTCCTCGTCGGGCAGCTGAAAAGATCTTCCCACAACTT GACTTTTCTATGCAGCCGCCTGCACAAGAGCTTGTGGCCAGAGATTTACACGACAATGTGTGGACGTTTCGCCATATCTATCGTG GTCAACCAAAACGTCACTTGCTTACAACCGGTTGGAGTCTCTTTGTTAGTGGGAAGAGGCTTTTTGCAGGAGACTCGGTCTTGTTTATTAG GGATGAAAAACAGCAGCTTCTTTTGGGTATTAGACGAGCTAACAGACAACCAGCAAATTTATCATCGTCGGTTTTGTCCAGTGATAGTATGCATATTGGCGTATTAGCTGCTGCTGCCCATGCAGCTGCAAACAACAGCCCTTTTACTGTGTTCTATAATCCAAG GACTAGCCCGTCAGAATTTGTAATTCCATTAGCCAAATACTATAAAGCAGTCTGCAGTAATCAGATATCTCTTGGCATGCGGTTCCGGATGATGTTCGAGACTGAAGAATCGGGAACAAGAAG GTATATGGGTGCTATTACTGGTATTAGTGATCTCGATGGTGTTCGATGGAAGAACTCGCAATGGCGTAACCTACAAGTTGGCTGGGATGAGGCAACTGCGGGTGAAAGGCGTAACCGTGTATCGATTTGGGAGATTGAGCCGATTACCGCTCCGTTTTTCATCTGCCCGACCCCACCCTTTTACCAAACAAAACGACCCAGACAAGACGGAATGTTAGGTGATGAGTCAGCGGATCTTGATAACATGTTAAAGAGAACAATGCCGTGGCTTGGTGAAGATGTGTCAATGAAGAATACGGGCCTGAGCTTAGTCCAGTGGATGAACATGCAGCAAAACCAAAACCCATCTCTGGCTAATCAAATCCAACCGGGTTATTTGAACCCATTGATGGGTTCGGTTCTGCAAAACTATGGTGGACCGCAAATGCTTACTCAGAATAACCTTCAGTTTAATAGTCTCAATAGTCAAATAAGTCAACAGTCAACCTCACAGCTGGAACAGCTACAAAAACTACCTCAACCTGCCACCACAAACCCGTTAGCCGTAATGATACAGCCGCAACAATCGACTGACCTAAGTCAAACACTAACTCAGAACCAAGTTCAGGCACAGATTCAGTCTCAAAATATTATTCAACttcaacaacaacagcagcagcagcagcagatgATGATGTCtgtcagtcaaagtcaaagtcaacagaAAATCCAGTTGCCATCCCAAATTCCTGATCAGCAATTTAGTCAAAAGTTACAAGTACCAGAAAGTCAGATTCAACTTCTACAGAAGCTTCATCAGCAGCAGCAATCGCTTTTAGCACAACAAGGACAAATTACGGAAACGCCATCTCAACCGCCTGTCTCATCACTACCTCAACAGATGTCGAGTTTTCGATTTTCACATCTTCCTCAGCAACCAAAGGTTCTACAAGAGTTTCCGGGGCAGATGACGGGACCCACCCTGATGACATCTAATCCGCTCTCGACAAATGGCAGCAGTTTATTGACAGGAATAGGCAGTGATGATGTCCCATCATGTTCTACATCACCCTCAACTAATAACTGCCCTAATGTGGGCCCGTCTATGATCAGCAGTCGATCTTTCCAGAGGACAACTATGGGTAGTGAAGTCGTTCAGGCTTCCGCCAATTTGATAAATACAGGTggtttggagacattatctgcgAACGGAAACAAACAAGAAGTGAAACCTTTTGTGAATGTCTCCAAGATTCAAAATCAAGGGTTTTTAGCTCCACAGACATACTTGCAGCAGAATCTTGGTGGGGCCCAGTTAGATTATTTGGACAGCTCATCATCAGCTACTTCAGTATGTCTTTCTCAAAACGATGTTCATTTGCAACCTCATAACTCTAATCATTTGTCTTTCGACTCCCAACCGTTGCCATTTAGAGACACAATTCAAGATGGTGAAGTTCAAAATGACCCGAGATCCGATATCCCGTTTGGGGTAAACATGTCATCGATGATTCCTGATCCTTTGATCACAAAAGGAATGATGGGATCTGATAAAGAGTTTCAAAATAATCTCAGCTCTGCAGGATTGATTTCAAGTTATGAAAATCCCGTTAAAGATACGCAACCCGAACTCTCTTCGTCGATGGTTTCCCAGTCGTTTGGAGTTCCAGATATGACTTTCAACTCCATTGATTCTACTATAAATGATGGCACTTTGTTAAATAATGGTGTTTGGgccccaccaccacaaccatttcAGCGAATGCGGACGTATACCAAG GTCTACAAACGAGGGGCAGTTGGAAGATCAATTGATATTACTGCATATTCAGGGTATGATGAGCTTAAACAAGACCTGGCCCGAAGGTTTGGTATCGAGGGTCAACTGGAAGACCGGCAAAGAATTGGCTGGAAACTTGTCTACGTGGATCACGAGAGTGATGTTCTCCTTGTTGGGGATGACCCTTGGGA
- the LOC110886230 gene encoding auxin response factor 19 isoform X2, producing the protein MKLPPTNGSGSILTASNGEGGEKNNIINPELWQACAGPLVNLPAAGTHVVYFPQGHSEQVAASMKKDVDAQIPSYPNLQSKLLCILHNVSLHADTETDEVYAQMTLQPVPSFDREALLRSDLLMKAHKPQTEFFCKTLTASDTSTHGGFSVPRRAAEKIFPQLDFSMQPPAQELVARDLHDNVWTFRHIYRGQPKRHLLTTGWSLFVSGKRLFAGDSVLFIRDEKQQLLLGIRRANRQPANLSSSVLSSDSMHIGVLAAAAHAAANNSPFTVFYNPRTSPSEFVIPLAKYYKAVCSNQISLGMRFRMMFETEESGTRRYMGAITGISDLDGVRWKNSQWRNLQVGWDEATAGERRNRVSIWEIEPITAPFFICPTPPFYQTKRPRQDGMLGDESADLDNMLKRTMPWLGEDVSMKNTGLSLVQWMNMQQNQNPSLANQIQPGYLNPLMGSVLQNYGGPQMLTQNNLQFNSLNSQISQQSTSQLEQLQKLPQPATTNPLAVMIQPQQSTDLSQTLTQNQVQAQIQSQNIIQLQQQQQQQQQMMMSVSQSQSQQKIQLPSQIPDQQFSQKLQVPESQIQLLQKLHQQQQSLLAQQGQITETPSQPPVSSLPQQMSSFRFSHLPQQPKVLQEFPGQMTGPTLMTSNPLSTNGSSLLTGIGSDDVPSCSTSPSTNNCPNVGPSMISSRSFQRTTMGSEVVQASANLINTGGLETLSANGNKQEVKPFVNVSKIQNQGFLAPQTYLQQNLGGAQLDYLDSSSSATSVCLSQNDVHLQPHNSNHLSFDSQPLPFRDTIQDGEVQNDPRSDIPFGVNMSSMIPDPLITKGMMGSDKEFQNNLSSAGLISSYENPVKDTQPELSSSMVSQSFGVPDMTFNSIDSTINDGTLLNNGVWAPPPQPFQRMRTYTKVYKRGAVGRSIDITAYSGYDELKQDLARRFGIEGQLEDRQRIGWKLVYVDHESDVLLVGDDPWEEFVNCVRCIKILSPQEVQQLSLDGDFGGNGVVPNQACSSSGGGQV; encoded by the exons ATGAAGCTACCGCCGACTAACGGTTCCGGTTCAATTTTAACGGCGAGTAACGGCGAAG GTGGAGAGAAGAATAATATAATAAATCCGGAGCTATGGCAAGCTTGTGCCGGACCTCTGGTGAACTTACCGGCAGCCGGAACACATGTCGTTTATTTTCCCCAAGGTCACAGTGAGCAG GTTGCTGCATCTATGAAGAAGGATGTGGATGCTCAAATTCCAAGCTATCCGAATCTTCAGTCAAAATTGTTATGCATCCTTCATAATGTCTCATTGCAT gctgATACAGAAACCGATGAAGTATATGCTCAGATGACGCTCCAACCCGTTCCTTCG TTTGATAGAGAAGCATTATTGAGGTCAGATCTGCTAATGAAAGCACACAAGCCACAAACAGAGTTTTTTTGCAAAACTTTGACCGCAAGTGATACAAGCACTCATGGAGGATTTTCGGTTCCTCGTCGGGCAGCTGAAAAGATCTTCCCACAACTT GACTTTTCTATGCAGCCGCCTGCACAAGAGCTTGTGGCCAGAGATTTACACGACAATGTGTGGACGTTTCGCCATATCTATCGTG GTCAACCAAAACGTCACTTGCTTACAACCGGTTGGAGTCTCTTTGTTAGTGGGAAGAGGCTTTTTGCAGGAGACTCGGTCTTGTTTATTAG GGATGAAAAACAGCAGCTTCTTTTGGGTATTAGACGAGCTAACAGACAACCAGCAAATTTATCATCGTCGGTTTTGTCCAGTGATAGTATGCATATTGGCGTATTAGCTGCTGCTGCCCATGCAGCTGCAAACAACAGCCCTTTTACTGTGTTCTATAATCCAAG GACTAGCCCGTCAGAATTTGTAATTCCATTAGCCAAATACTATAAAGCAGTCTGCAGTAATCAGATATCTCTTGGCATGCGGTTCCGGATGATGTTCGAGACTGAAGAATCGGGAACAAGAAG GTATATGGGTGCTATTACTGGTATTAGTGATCTCGATGGTGTTCGATGGAAGAACTCGCAATGGCGTAACCTACAAGTTGGCTGGGATGAGGCAACTGCGGGTGAAAGGCGTAACCGTGTATCGATTTGGGAGATTGAGCCGATTACCGCTCCGTTTTTCATCTGCCCGACCCCACCCTTTTACCAAACAAAACGACCCAGACAAGACGGAATGTTAGGTGATGAGTCAGCGGATCTTGATAACATGTTAAAGAGAACAATGCCGTGGCTTGGTGAAGATGTGTCAATGAAGAATACGGGCCTGAGCTTAGTCCAGTGGATGAACATGCAGCAAAACCAAAACCCATCTCTGGCTAATCAAATCCAACCGGGTTATTTGAACCCATTGATGGGTTCGGTTCTGCAAAACTATGGTGGACCGCAAATGCTTACTCAGAATAACCTTCAGTTTAATAGTCTCAATAGTCAAATAAGTCAACAGTCAACCTCACAGCTGGAACAGCTACAAAAACTACCTCAACCTGCCACCACAAACCCGTTAGCCGTAATGATACAGCCGCAACAATCGACTGACCTAAGTCAAACACTAACTCAGAACCAAGTTCAGGCACAGATTCAGTCTCAAAATATTATTCAACttcaacaacaacagcagcagcagcagcagatgATGATGTCtgtcagtcaaagtcaaagtcaacagaAAATCCAGTTGCCATCCCAAATTCCTGATCAGCAATTTAGTCAAAAGTTACAAGTACCAGAAAGTCAGATTCAACTTCTACAGAAGCTTCATCAGCAGCAGCAATCGCTTTTAGCACAACAAGGACAAATTACGGAAACGCCATCTCAACCGCCTGTCTCATCACTACCTCAACAGATGTCGAGTTTTCGATTTTCACATCTTCCTCAGCAACCAAAGGTTCTACAAGAGTTTCCGGGGCAGATGACGGGACCCACCCTGATGACATCTAATCCGCTCTCGACAAATGGCAGCAGTTTATTGACAGGAATAGGCAGTGATGATGTCCCATCATGTTCTACATCACCCTCAACTAATAACTGCCCTAATGTGGGCCCGTCTATGATCAGCAGTCGATCTTTCCAGAGGACAACTATGGGTAGTGAAGTCGTTCAGGCTTCCGCCAATTTGATAAATACAGGTggtttggagacattatctgcgAACGGAAACAAACAAGAAGTGAAACCTTTTGTGAATGTCTCCAAGATTCAAAATCAAGGGTTTTTAGCTCCACAGACATACTTGCAGCAGAATCTTGGTGGGGCCCAGTTAGATTATTTGGACAGCTCATCATCAGCTACTTCAGTATGTCTTTCTCAAAACGATGTTCATTTGCAACCTCATAACTCTAATCATTTGTCTTTCGACTCCCAACCGTTGCCATTTAGAGACACAATTCAAGATGGTGAAGTTCAAAATGACCCGAGATCCGATATCCCGTTTGGGGTAAACATGTCATCGATGATTCCTGATCCTTTGATCACAAAAGGAATGATGGGATCTGATAAAGAGTTTCAAAATAATCTCAGCTCTGCAGGATTGATTTCAAGTTATGAAAATCCCGTTAAAGATACGCAACCCGAACTCTCTTCGTCGATGGTTTCCCAGTCGTTTGGAGTTCCAGATATGACTTTCAACTCCATTGATTCTACTATAAATGATGGCACTTTGTTAAATAATGGTGTTTGGgccccaccaccacaaccatttcAGCGAATGCGGACGTATACCAAG GTCTACAAACGAGGGGCAGTTGGAAGATCAATTGATATTACTGCATATTCAGGGTATGATGAGCTTAAACAAGACCTGGCCCGAAGGTTTGGTATCGAGGGTCAACTGGAAGACCGGCAAAGAATTGGCTGGAAACTTGTCTACGTGGATCACGAGAGTGATGTTCTCCTTGTTGGGGATGACCCTTGGGA